Sequence from the Rhodococcus jostii RHA1 genome:
GGCGGATGCGGGACACGTTCACCGCGGAAGTCGACGCCCTCACCTACGGTGACGTGACGGATCTGGAGAACTTCGGCGGGGCCCTCATCGACCGGCGCGCCTACGACAAGAACGTCGCGGCCATCGAACGCGCCCGCGGCGCTACCGGTCTCGAGATCGCCGTCGGCGGCAAGTACGACGACAGCGTCGGCTACTTCGTCCGCCCCACCGTGCTCCTCGCGGAGGATCCTGCCGACGAGGCGATGACCACCGAGTACTTCGGTCCGATCCTGACGGTGCACGTGTACGACGACTCGGCCCCGAACGCGTTCGCCGACGTGCTCGCCGAGGTCGACTCGGCGGCCCCGTACGCGCTGACCGGCGCGGTGATCGCCGACGACCGCCAGGCCGTCGAACAGGCGACGTCGGCTCTCCGGTTCACTGCCGGCAACTTCTACGTCAACGACAAGCCGACCGGTGCCGTCGTCGGGCAGCAGCCGTTCGGCGGGGCCCGCGCCTCGGGCACGAACGACAAGGCCGGGTCCAAGCTCAACCTGCTGCGGTGGGTGTCGGCCCGCACCATCAAGGAGACGTTCGTCCCGGCCACCGATTACCGATATCCGCACATGGGGTCGGAATGAAAGCGCCCACGGTTCTGGCGAATCCGCTGCGCCCGGCGATCCTCGCGGCGGCCCGGTCGTCCCGAGTCAAACGGGCGGTCACCGGCGCCCCGGTCACGCGGAAGCTCGTCGACCGTTTCGTCGCGGGGGAGAACCGGGAGTCGGCGCTCGCGGCCGTTCGGGAGATCCTCGATTCGGGCCGGTCGGTGTCGATCGACTTCCTCGCCGAAGACACGCGAGACGTCGCGGGAGCCCAGGCGACGGTCGACGAATATCTGGCGCTCGTCGCCGACCTCGGTGCGCTACCGGAAACGGCGGACGGAACTTCGGGTGTTCGCCGCCTCGAGGTGTCGATGAAATTGTCGGCGCTCGGGCAGGCGCTCGCCGGCGACGGTCGCAGGATCGCCACCGACAACGCCCGCACGATCTGCGCCGCCGCGGAGGCGGCGGGGGTGTGGGTGACCGTGGATGCCGAAGACCACACGACCACCGATTCGACGCTGGCGATCGTGCGCGAACTGCGCAACGACTACCCCTGGCTCGGTGCGGTGGTGCAGTCGTATCTGCGACGCACCGAGGACGACTGCCGCTCCCTCGCAGGCCCCGGGTCGAGGGTCCGGCTCTGCAAGGGGGCGTACCGGGAACCCGAGTCCGTGGCCTTCCAGGACCGCGCTGCCGTGGACGCGTCGTATCTGCGATGCCTGGGGATCCTCATGGACGGGTCCGGGTACCCGATGGTGGCCTCGCACGATCCGGCCGTCATTGACGCGGTCGCCCCGCTGGTCGGGCGCACCGGCCGCGCCGCGAACGCCTACGAGCACCAGATGCTGTTCGGGATCCGGGACGTCGAGCAGCGTCGGCTCGCGAACGAGGACAAGCAGGTTCGGGTGTACGTGCCGTACGGAAGTCAGTGGTACGCGTACTTCATGCGGCGACTGGCCGAGCGTCCCTCGAACCTGCGGTTCTTCCTGCGCTCGGTGGTCACCCGGGACTGACCGGCGCGGTCGCGGATCGGTTCCCGTGGGGGTGTGTCGTTGTAGAGTTTCGCGGTGACGACTTCAGGCGGGGGATGGACCAGCGCGGTCCTCTTCGCCGTCGTTCTCGTCCTCGCGACGCTGCTCGGTTCGACGCGCATCGGCGAGGTCCGGCTCACCCGTCCGCCGCGCACCGCGGTGGTGCTGTGGTTGCTGATCGCCGTGCCGTCGCTGCTGCAGATCGTCGTCCCCGCCGTCCTCGACGCCCTCGAGCGTGACCCCACCCAGATCCGGGACCACCAGTGGTGGCGGATCGTCACGTCGGTTGCGGTGCAGGACGGGGGACTGGCCGGAACCGCGGTGAATCTGCTCGTTCTCGCGTGGGTCGCCCCGCTCGCGGTCCGGGTCTGGGGTGGAGTGCGGGCGGTCCTTCTGTTCGTGGCGAGCCAGATCATCTTCGGCCTGTTCACCGCGTTTCTGTTCCCGTCGCCGGGGGCGGGCAACTCGGGTGCCACGCTTGCGCTGGCCGCGTCCCTCGCCGGTCTGGTGGTGATGCAGTCCAAGGAGTGGCGAGCACTCGCCGCGAGCGGCGGCATCGTCGCCGCCGGTGTCCTGCTGGTGGTCGTCGACGACGCCCACGGATTGGCTGTGCTGACCGGGGCGCTGCTGGGTGCGGCACTGGCCACCGTCAGTCCGCCACCGGGAGACCCACCGGACCGCGTCCGGGCCCTGTGAGAGGCTGTCGATGTGCTGCTGCGATCTCTGAATCCTCTGGCCGTCGCCCAGGGCGACGACATTCCCGACGCCATCCGGATCGGCGACGCCACCCTGTCGCGCGGTGACGTGCTCGGTGCGGCGACGTCCGTGGCCGAGCGTGTGGCACGCGCGGATCGGGTCGCGATCCTCGCCACCCCCACCGTCACCACCGTCCTCGCCGTCGTGGGCTGCCTCATCGCCGGTGTGACCGCGGTGCCGGTGCCGCCCGATTCCGGTCCCGCCGAACTCGAGCACATCCTGCGTGATTCCGGTGCGCAGGCGTGGCTCGGTGAGGCGCCCGCGGACACGGCCGGGCTGCCCGTCGTTCCGGTCCGCGTCCACGCCCGGTCGTGGCACAGCTACCCGGAACCGCCCGAGTCGGGCATCGCGTTCGTGCTCTACACGTCCGGCACCACAGGACCCCCCAAGGGAGTGCTGATCAGCAGGAAGGCCATCGCCGCCGGCCTCGACGCCCTCGCCGACGCCTGGCAGTGGACCCGCAACGACACACTGGTGCACGGACTTCCGCTGTTCCACGTCCACGGACTCATCCTGGGTGTGCTGGGACCGTTGCGTATCGGCAGCCGTCTCGTCCACACGGTCAAGCCCACCCCGGCGGCCTACGCCGCCGCACACGGAACGATGTACTTCGGTGTCCCCACGGTGTGGGGTCGCATCGCCGACGACCCCGAGTCGGCGCGCGCGCTGTCGGGTGCGCGACTGCTGGTGTCGGGCAGCGCCCCGCTGCCCGTGCCGGTGTTCGAGAAGCTGCACGAGCTGACCGGGCTCGCACCGATCGAGCGGTACGGCATGAGCGAGACGATGCTCACGCTCAGCACCAGGGCCGACGGCGAGCGTCGCCCGGGGTGGGTCGGAGTGCCGGTCCGCGGCGTCGAGACCCGGCTGCGCGACGAGCGCGGCGGCGACGTTCCCCACGATGGCGAATCCATCGGCGGACTGCAGGTGCGGGGTCCGATGCTCTTCGACGGC
This genomic interval carries:
- a CDS encoding rhomboid family intramembrane serine protease — protein: MTTSGGGWTSAVLFAVVLVLATLLGSTRIGEVRLTRPPRTAVVLWLLIAVPSLLQIVVPAVLDALERDPTQIRDHQWWRIVTSVAVQDGGLAGTAVNLLVLAWVAPLAVRVWGGVRAVLLFVASQIIFGLFTAFLFPSPGAGNSGATLALAASLAGLVVMQSKEWRALAASGGIVAAGVLLVVVDDAHGLAVLTGALLGAALATVSPPPGDPPDRVRAL
- a CDS encoding proline dehydrogenase family protein, with the translated sequence MKAPTVLANPLRPAILAAARSSRVKRAVTGAPVTRKLVDRFVAGENRESALAAVREILDSGRSVSIDFLAEDTRDVAGAQATVDEYLALVADLGALPETADGTSGVRRLEVSMKLSALGQALAGDGRRIATDNARTICAAAEAAGVWVTVDAEDHTTTDSTLAIVRELRNDYPWLGAVVQSYLRRTEDDCRSLAGPGSRVRLCKGAYREPESVAFQDRAAVDASYLRCLGILMDGSGYPMVASHDPAVIDAVAPLVGRTGRAANAYEHQMLFGIRDVEQRRLANEDKQVRVYVPYGSQWYAYFMRRLAERPSNLRFFLRSVVTRD
- a CDS encoding acyl-CoA synthetase; this encodes MLLRSLNPLAVAQGDDIPDAIRIGDATLSRGDVLGAATSVAERVARADRVAILATPTVTTVLAVVGCLIAGVTAVPVPPDSGPAELEHILRDSGAQAWLGEAPADTAGLPVVPVRVHARSWHSYPEPPESGIAFVLYTSGTTGPPKGVLISRKAIAAGLDALADAWQWTRNDTLVHGLPLFHVHGLILGVLGPLRIGSRLVHTVKPTPAAYAAAHGTMYFGVPTVWGRIADDPESARALSGARLLVSGSAPLPVPVFEKLHELTGLAPIERYGMSETMLTLSTRADGERRPGWVGVPVRGVETRLRDERGGDVPHDGESIGGLQVRGPMLFDGYLGKPDATAESFTDDGFFKTGDVAVIDPDGFHRIVGRESTDLIKSGGFRVGAGEVETSLLGHPSVREAAVVGLPDPDLGQRLVAFVVGDDVSETELIEHVATELSVHKRPREIRVVESLPRNAMGKVQKKQLF